In a single window of the Elaeis guineensis isolate ETL-2024a chromosome 8, EG11, whole genome shotgun sequence genome:
- the LOC109504912 gene encoding uncharacterized protein, whose amino-acid sequence MCLGPTFFAGDLTDKPPKDVKSCGSACPQLGRPSSSHVSVGQRFPNPPIEFKTSDPWGTAKVSPASFSTKAIPRLLCSPPLSLLERKIAMGTCVSKCCSNPSLPFDPSPPQDKLVISQSPSTPTNPLPNDTSNMQSTPSSSSSSSSSSSSSSSSSCTSNSTYSQSSSKGRSFTNEFLLSCARENPHIIILDPHKHCATKPKPNRYLVKTLPQPSKLVQCPQKQSTARANQALPTKRGRSTSPPTPVGRKSSKTELSSAVPPTYRKLSTPSTHWRSTNVLTERQRCAVGMSGNAVPLQLAANKEKLRCSSPCSSSNRQISGVERKREACMHQIHQRQSQMGQNGSREVFYEESSRTPHMEDLNNPLMYMDCFIFL is encoded by the exons ATGTGCTTGGGTCCTACCTTCTTTGCCGGTGATCTGACAGATAAACCTCCCAAAGACGTTAAAAGCTGTGGAAGTGCTTGCCCGCAACT CGGGAGGCCATCATCATCTCATGTATCCGTTGGGCAACGGTTTCCAAACCCGCCGATAGAATTTAAAACCTCCGATCCATGGGGAACAGCTAAAGTGTCACCCGCTTCCTTTTCTACTAAAGCAATACCACGTCTTCTATGCTCTCCTCCACTCTCTCTACTAGAGAGAAAAATTGCCATGGGGACTTGTGTTAGCAAGTGCTGCTCCAATCCATCTCTCCCTTTTGATCCAAGTCCCCCACAAGATAAGCTTGTCATTTCTCAATCTCCTTCCACTCCCACCAATCCCCTCCCCAATGATACATCCAATATGCAATCCAccccttcctcttcttcctcctcttcctcttcttcttcatcatcttCTTCATCGTCTTGCACTAGTAATTCTACCTACTCTCAGTCTTCGTCGAAGGGTAGATCTTTCACAAATGAGTTCTTGTTGTCTTGCGCAAGAGAAAATCCACACATAATCATACTTGATCCCCATAAGCATTGTGCCACAAAGCCTAAACCAAATAGATATCTGGTGAAAACATTACCACAGCCATCCAAATTAGTTCAATGTCCACAAAAACAGTCCACTGCTAGAGCAAACCAGGCACTTCCAACCAAGCGGGGACGTTCTACCTCACCACCAACACCTGTCGGTCGGAAGAGTTCCAAGACAGAGCTTAGCTCGGCGGTCCCTCCCACATACAGAAAATTGAGCACTCCATCCACTCATTGGAGATCGACAAATGTGTTAACTGAACGGCAGAGGTGTGCGGTTGGAATGTCAGGCAATGCAGTCCCTCTTCAGCTTGCTGCAAATAAGGAGAAGCTCCGGTGTTCGAGTCCTTGCAGCTCATCAAACCGGCAAATTTCTGGTgtggagaggaagagggaagCTTGCATGCACCAGATCCACCAAAGGCAGAGTCAAATGGGTCAGAATGGGAGCAGGGAAGTGTTTTATGAGGAGAGCTCCAGGACTCCTCACATGGAGGACCTAAATAACCCTCTCATGTATATGGATTgctttatttttctttga